DNA from Timaviella obliquedivisa GSE-PSE-MK23-08B:
CCCATATTTTTAAGGGCATTCGCGCACTCCAAACCCAGCAACCCTCCGCCAACCACCACCCCTACTTTACAATTCTTGGCGTAGGCTGACATTGCCTCAAGGTCTTCAATGGTGCGGTAAACAAATGTACCTGTGGCATCTTTACCTTTAATGGGTGGCACAAAAGGATAAGAGCCTGTTGCCATCACAACCTTGTCGTATTTGACTGTAACCCCGTTTGCCGAAGTGATGGTTTTAGAGGTGCGATCGATGCGATCGACTTTATCGCCAATATAAATCTGAATGTTGTGAGCTTGGTACAGTCCCGGTTCTACTAAAGACAAATCGCCTGCGGTTTTGCCAGCGAAGAAGCCGCTGAGGTTAACGCGATCGTAAGCCACTCTGGGTTCTTCGCAAAAGGTGATGAGGTTCCAATCGCTCGTTGCTTCCTTAGCAATCATGCACTCTAAAAACTTGTGCCCAACCATGCCGTTGCCAATCACAATCAGATTTTTCTTCGTCATAAGATTTGAGGCGCTGTTACTTTCCTCTAAGCCTAGTGGGAGTCTCAGAAAGATACCAGGGGCTTTTTGTGCCTCAGAGATACAAACCTAGGTCAGGCTATCCGAAAAATGCGCGATTAGTATTCTGTTTTTGCATTACTTCAATTATTTGCCTGCTGGGGCGACCACTACATCCTCATAAATCTGCCCGATCGCCACAGCCAACCCGACGCTAGTCAGCACAACCTGGTCGCCCTCTCCATAAGGAATAAACTCCCAGCCACCCTGTTGATTCCGCCGAAATATCTCAATCGTTTTGGTTTTAATTCAAAATATTCTTCGGGCGTAAAGCAAGATAACTCTTGAGCAGCGGTCACTGGCAATGCTCCGAGAGAGGAAACTGCTTCTTTATTTTAGATGAATTGCACTTCAAATCAGCACCCGCAAGCAAGGCTGAACTGCGCGATCGCCTTTTCGATATCTGCGTCAACTAGGCGATGAACTGGACGCGACCCTGACTTTTTTATTAAGCCTGTTTCCCAGTGTAAACAGCAACCCAGCAGCCAAGACAAAGACTATTATGATCCCAACGGCATAGGCAGCAACGCCACTGTAACCACCCACATTTGCAGGGGTAAGAAAAGGGTAAGGATACCAGCCCACGATCGCCCCACGAGTTAGGGTATAGACGAGATAGAGCAGCGGAAATACCTGGCACCACAGTAAATGCTTTACTCCGAGCTTTGTAGTAGGTGGCTGAAAGAGCCATTCCAGCACCACGACGATTGGCATGATGTAGTGGAGAACAGTATTAACCCAGGGCAGAAGATACCCCATATCAACGTCCCGCAATAAGGCTGAGAACACAATGCCGACTATTGCCATGTTCACAACTGCCATACCCCGAAGCAGGTCAGTCGAAGGTGACGGCTGACGATGCGTCATTAACTGAAATGCACCCCAAATTAAGACGATCGCTGCAAAGATATTAGACAGATTCGTAAAGTAGCTAAAGAAGTTGACAATGCTAAACCCCATTTGAGCCTGAACAGAAAATTGTTTTCCAATGGCTGCCAATGCCAGAACACCAAAGAATACACGTAGGGCAATCAACATTGAGCGTTGGGTCATGGGTTAACGTTCCGATAAGCTTATTCGTGTCGTGTTTATTTTATTCTGTAAGGTATCACCTTCAACATTTAGCAGGTCATTGTTTTTGACAGCCAGTCGGACTGGAGATGCGCCTGATGTTAATCCTCGGCGCACAGGTTGCACTGAACGAGTATTTGCTAAAGCGAATTCAACGTGGGACAAGATCTTGCTTAGAACGACTTTCATTTCAAACAGAGCGAACGCCATTCCAATACAGCGCCGACTACCGCCCCCAAAAGGTAGATACTCAAAGGGAGAAAATTGACGATCTAAAAAGCGTTCAGGTATGAACTGGTCTGAATCTGGGTAAAGATCTTCGCGGTGATGGGTTAGATAAATAGAGCCAATCACGATCGTTCCCGGTTCTAGCCAGTGACCCATAATCTCTACAGGGATGCTAACAACTCGTGGAAACGTCAACATTCCCACAGGATAGATCCGTAGCGTTTCACTACAAACGGCATTCAAATAGGGAAGGCGTAAAAGAGCATTGGCATCAGCAGGATTATCAAGTTTTTGAAGTTCTTGCAACAGTCGATCGCGGACTTTTGGAAATTTTTGAATCCAGTACAATGCCCAAGTTAGAGCAGTGGCAGTTGTTTCATGCCCCGCTACTAAAAGCGTCATGAGCTCATCCCGTAACTCCACATCTGTCAGAGCCTCGCCTGCTTCATCACGAGCAGACATGAGCAACGTGAGGATGTCGTGACGATCAGAGTCTGAATGCGATCGCCGTTCTGCAATCTCATCATAAATAAGGTGATCGATCTGTTGCCGTCTCCGGACAAAGTTACCCCAGGGGCTGAGTGAACCCAGATCCTGGCGAAGAATTGGCAAATAGAGCAGGCTAACACTCAAAGGATTACTCATTTCATCGAGCATGATTCCCAGAAGTTTTTCTAGTTGCTGATAGCGAGAACCTTCGGCTAAACCAAACACAGCCCCCAAAATCACTCGCATAGAAATCGTTTGCATCGCCTCCCGAACCGAGACGGATTGCCCAACAGCCCAGTTGCGAATGACATTTTCAGTGATTTCGCCAATCAGTTGTCCATAAGAGCGCATTCGTTCTCCATGGAACGGCGGCATCATAAGCTGACGCATTCTGCGGTGGCGATCGCCACTTAACCCAATAACAGACTGCGTTCCTAAAAAGGGTTCAAATAAACCGTTTAGCTCACCCGGAGCATCAAATACTTTAGAATCATCGCTCGTCAAAATAGTTTGTAGGGCTTGAGGATGGCTAAAGAAAACGACGGGAGCAAATTTCTCACCCAGCCTTACCGTGAAGCAATCGCCGTAATCTCGGGTACAACCCTGCATAAACGAAAACGGATTAGTAATCCAGTGAAACATTTGCCAGATCGCCGGAGTGATAGGACCCTTAGGAAGTAACATAACAGTCTCCTAGTTATAGGTTTGTTCGCAGTCAGATCATGATCAAAAGACTTCTTACGCAATATCATACAGCCCCTCAATTTTATCTAAAGTTCGCGATCGTTGATCATTTTGTCATCTAGCTAGAATATTAATAAAACAGAGGGTACTCTACAA
Protein-coding regions in this window:
- a CDS encoding Pr6Pr family membrane protein, translating into MTQRSMLIALRVFFGVLALAAIGKQFSVQAQMGFSIVNFFSYFTNLSNIFAAIVLIWGAFQLMTHRQPSPSTDLLRGMAVVNMAIVGIVFSALLRDVDMGYLLPWVNTVLHYIMPIVVVLEWLFQPPTTKLGVKHLLWCQVFPLLYLVYTLTRGAIVGWYPYPFLTPANVGGYSGVAAYAVGIIIVFVLAAGLLFTLGNRLNKKVRVASSSSPS
- a CDS encoding cytochrome P450, which produces MLLPKGPITPAIWQMFHWITNPFSFMQGCTRDYGDCFTVRLGEKFAPVVFFSHPQALQTILTSDDSKVFDAPGELNGLFEPFLGTQSVIGLSGDRHRRMRQLMMPPFHGERMRSYGQLIGEITENVIRNWAVGQSVSVREAMQTISMRVILGAVFGLAEGSRYQQLEKLLGIMLDEMSNPLSVSLLYLPILRQDLGSLSPWGNFVRRRQQIDHLIYDEIAERRSHSDSDRHDILTLLMSARDEAGEALTDVELRDELMTLLVAGHETTATALTWALYWIQKFPKVRDRLLQELQKLDNPADANALLRLPYLNAVCSETLRIYPVGMLTFPRVVSIPVEIMGHWLEPGTIVIGSIYLTHHREDLYPDSDQFIPERFLDRQFSPFEYLPFGGGSRRCIGMAFALFEMKVVLSKILSHVEFALANTRSVQPVRRGLTSGASPVRLAVKNNDLLNVEGDTLQNKINTTRISLSER